Below is a window of Cydia amplana chromosome 3, ilCydAmpl1.1, whole genome shotgun sequence DNA.
CGACGCCGTTTCTTCAAACGTCGCACTGTGTCTGGGTCCACGCCCTCTAGCCTTAGCACCTCATACTCAGGGACATCTGTAGAGTTCCCGCAGTCCATCACCTCCTCTACCACAGGACTTCTCTTCACTCGTAGGGTTAACTTCAGTCCTCTGCGTGGCGGGGTACAAGGACATTCACTAGACTTGTTTGAGTTATCTGCTAGCCAGGGTGGCCCCGAGTCAGATTCTTTTTTACACTCTTCAATACTATTGGATAATTCTACTGTGTTCTTGTTCATTTTACTGTCAATAGGCTCACTTGGGTTAACATTTTCTCTAAAGTCATAAATCTCACTTTTCATACATTTATTATCACTTTCACAGGGTACATCAATGTTTTGTTCTTTCTCTTTACCATCGGACACATTTTCTGGACAGTCTAATTTGACGTCAGTCTGGTTGACTGCTTCAGCTTCATGTGGGGGAGATTTTTTCGTATCAGATTTGACCTCGGTATTATCTAAAACAGTTTTAGTGACATCACCATGGCAGTCATCTCTCACAGTCTCATTATGCTCGCCAAATGAAGTGTCCGTTTTTATTTCTGCCTCTGTTGTTTCAAGTGGAGTAGAAATATGAGGATGATCTTTAGGTGTGTTCATGTTTTTCCCCAGCTTTGATTCTGAACTTTGTTTTGTGATGTTTTTGGTTTTAGAGCAAGCAGACTGGGTGCCACTATCAAGCAGTCTTCTGTGACTACGTAAGACAATACCTGTATGAGAATCCCGGCTGCTTCGTGAACTAGTGGCGCTGCAGCAGCGAGAGGGAGGAGCGCGGCGTGATACGGCACTAGCGGTGGCCGCAGCACCCGTGCTGGTAACAGCGGACGGGGCGGCGGGCCGACCGCTGTCTGTACGCCGCCGCAACCGTTCACCGCGACTGGACGCTGAAGACTCCCTGCTACCTTGAGCTTCTTTATGAATAGACCCATCAACAACATCAGCAATGCACCCCTGAGCGATCAAGAGCTCTGCATCATATTTTGTTAAGCCCTTTTGTTTCATTTCTTTCATACTTAAAGGTG
It encodes the following:
- the LOC134662454 gene encoding histone-lysine N-methyltransferase KMT5B — its product is MVVGSATYPGRQVLHKMQPMGMTPRELSEYDDLATALIVDPYLGITTHKMNIRYRPLKMNKEELKNIIKEFIQTQDYNKAYTKLANGDWMPRHFSKNKHQQNKLREHIYRYLRVFDKKAGFVIEPCYRYTLEDQVGAKISTTKKFFKHERIDFLVGCIAEMTEEEEKQLLHSGKNDFSVMYSCRKNCAQLWLGPAAYINHDCRPNCTFEATDRGKAFVRVLRDIEVGEEITCFYGEDFFGNGNCFCECETCERRGKGAFSVKSRDSDEQATRYRFRETDNRINRTKAKQGQKTVNGKNTGKTRISQQQDSNIVSPLSMKEMKQKGLTKYDAELLIAQGCIADVVDGSIHKEAQGSRESSASSRGERLRRRTDSGRPAAPSAVTSTGAAATASAVSRRAPPSRCCSATSSRSSRDSHTGIVLRSHRRLLDSGTQSACSKTKNITKQSSESKLGKNMNTPKDHPHISTPLETTEAEIKTDTSFGEHNETVRDDCHGDVTKTVLDNTEVKSDTKKSPPHEAEAVNQTDVKLDCPENVSDGKEKEQNIDVPCESDNKCMKSEIYDFRENVNPSEPIDSKMNKNTVELSNSIEECKKESDSGPPWLADNSNKSSECPCTPPRRGLKLTLRVKRSPVVEEVMDCGNSTDVPEYEVLRLEGVDPDTVRRLKKRRRSKERHRKHSPVRPLPPMKRLRLIFGNESRTIDLPTAISAD